In a single window of the Elaeis guineensis isolate ETL-2024a chromosome 8, EG11, whole genome shotgun sequence genome:
- the LOC105049741 gene encoding LOW QUALITY PROTEIN: O-fucosyltransferase 13 (The sequence of the model RefSeq protein was modified relative to this genomic sequence to represent the inferred CDS: inserted 1 base in 1 codon): MLSSLWKNPIRPLSYGLFLLIPFLTAVFFSSSNPFSASSSFKSFSWEKSEIWSARRVVDWRPCDWWKTGALAALPVRSNGFIRVDCYGGLNQMRRDLCDGIGIARLLNATLVLPKFEVAAYWNESSGFADVFDVDYFIHQTRGYIEVIKELPKEIASREPFKIDCSKRXGNFDYVEAVLPALLEHRYISITPAMSQRRDRYPLYARAALCQGCYNALRLNKALEAKGSKLLEAIPKPFLSLHLRFEPDMVAYSRCEYPGLSSTSLESIEAVRGDRKPWTGEAASVWRNRGKCPLTPKETAFILQALNIPTNTTIYLAAGDGIMEIEGFTSVYTNVYTKSSLLSSKDFVQMHGNTKAAMDYHVSINSDAYIATYFGNMDKMVSAMRALKGLFKTLALSRRDYANYTAQGLWGEELAKATWKAHREDFVMGMGTALPDCFCELRL, encoded by the exons ATGCTATCCAGCTTATGGAAGAATCCCATTAGACCCCTCTCTTACGGCCTCTTCCTCCTTATCCCCTTCCTCACAGcagtcttcttctcttcctccaacCCCTTCTCCGCTTCCAGCTCCTTCAA GTCCTTTTCATGGGAGAAATCGGAAATCTGGAGCGCCCGTAGGGTGGTCGACTGGAGGCCTTGCGACTGGTGGAAAACTGGAGCTTTAGCTG CTTTGCCAGTGAGGAGCAATGGCTTCATCAGGGTGGACTGCTATGGCGGCCTCAACCAGATGAGACGCGAT TTATGTGATGGCATTGGGATAGCTCGGCTTTTGAATGCCACTCTAGTTTTGCCGAAATTTGAGGTCGCTGCTTATTGGAATGAATCGAG TGGCTTTGCAGATGTGTTCGATGTAGACTACTTTATTCATCAAACAAGAGGTTACATAGAAGTCATTAAAGAGTTGCCAAAGGAAATTGCATCAAGAGAGCCATTCAAAATTGACTGCAGCAAAC AAGGAAATTTTGACTATGTTGAAGCAGTCCTTCCTGCTCTGTTGGAACATCGCTATATATCTATCACACCAGCTATGAGCCAAAGAAGAGATAG ATATCCATTGTATGCTAGAGCTGCCCTTTGTCAAGGTTGTTACAATGCACTGCGCCTCAACAAGGCCTTGGAAGCTAAGGGTTCTAAGCTTCTTGAAGCCATACCGAAACCCTTCCTATCCCTTCACCTAAGATTCGAGCCGGACATGGTAGCCTATAGTCGGTGTGAATATCCTGGGCTTTCTTCCACATCTTTGGAATCCATTGAAGCTGTTCGTGGGGATAGAAAACCATGGACTGGTGAGGCTGCTAGTGTGTGGAGGAACCGTGGGAAGTGCCCTCTAACACCAAAAGAGACTGCATTTATTCTCCAAGCTCTGAATATTCCAACAAACACAACTATCTATCTGGCAGCTGGGGATGGCATAATGGAAATCGAAGGCTTTACATCTGTGTATACTAATGTCTATACTAAATCTTCCCTTCTAAGTAGTAAAGATTTTGTTCAAATGCATGGCAACACAAAAGCTGCCATGGATTACCATGTTTCAATAAACAGTGATGCTTACATTGCAACTTATTTTGGGAACATGGATAAGATGGTGTCAGCAATGAGAGCACTGAAGGGGCTCTTTAAAACTCTGGCTTTGAGCAGGAGGGATTATGCAAACTATACTGCACAGGGGCTATGGGGTGAAGAGTTGGCTAAAGCCACGTGGAAGGCTCACAGAGAGGATTTTGTGATGGGTATGGGGACTGCTTTACCTGATTGTTTCTGCGAGCTCAGATTGTga